A window of Vibrio ishigakensis contains these coding sequences:
- a CDS encoding phosphatase domain-containing putative toxin codes for MTHPTWELKIDNDAALVLTPCPGTKDLGLAESVAQLKEQGVVAVVTAINAEEMASKNVADLGEQVQAQGMQWFHLPIEDDCAPAEEFAGQWSAASPELHKIVAEGGKIAMHCMGGSGRTGLLAANLLLELDWPLEKIISEVQALRPGAFQKPVQVEYVQQLAAK; via the coding sequence ATGACACATCCTACTTGGGAACTAAAAATCGATAACGATGCGGCACTGGTTCTAACTCCATGCCCAGGTACTAAAGATCTTGGTTTGGCTGAGTCTGTTGCTCAGCTAAAGGAGCAAGGCGTTGTGGCTGTAGTGACAGCTATCAATGCTGAAGAGATGGCAAGCAAGAACGTAGCTGACCTTGGTGAGCAGGTTCAAGCTCAAGGCATGCAGTGGTTCCACCTTCCAATCGAAGATGACTGCGCCCCAGCTGAAGAGTTCGCTGGTCAATGGTCTGCTGCTAGCCCAGAGCTTCATAAGATTGTTGCTGAAGGTGGCAAGATTGCAATGCACTGCATGGGCGGTTCAGGTCGTACTGGTCTTCTAGCGGCTAACCTGCTTCTAGAGTTGGATTGGCCACTAGAAAAAATCATCTCTGAAGTACAGGCTCTGCGCCCAGGCGCTTTCCAAAAGCCAGTGCAAGTCGAATACGTACAGCAGCTAGCTGCTAAGTAA
- the arsJ gene encoding organoarsenical effux MFS transporter ArsJ, protein MLSTLDKSVRQYMLVTFNYWNFTLTDGALRMLVVLYFYDLGYSSLAIASLFLFYEIFGVITNLVGGWLGARLGLNRTMNIGLGMQIFALAMLAVPASWLTIPWVMAAQAMSGIAKDLNKMSAKSAIKTLVPDDRQGALYKWVAILTGSKNALKGAGFFLGGLLLTVFGFQGAVMAMASVLFVVLIGSLVWLESDMGKAKSKPKFKHIFSKSGSINILSAARMFLFGARDVWFVVALPIYLGSVFGWNHSMVGGFLAIWVIAYGFVQGIAPRITGKAEGKVPDGRAALIWAGLLTVVTGAIAYGVQIEWQPELVIVVGLLIFGAIFAVNSSLHSYLIVSYAKGDGVSMDVGFYYMANAMGRLIGTVLSGWIFQVAGLAACLWVSFAFLLLTTIISIKLPKAA, encoded by the coding sequence ATGTTATCGACCTTAGATAAAAGTGTCCGCCAATACATGTTGGTCACCTTCAACTATTGGAATTTCACCCTAACTGATGGTGCATTGCGCATGTTGGTGGTGTTGTACTTTTATGACCTGGGTTACAGCAGTTTGGCTATCGCCTCGCTGTTTCTGTTTTATGAAATCTTTGGTGTTATCACTAACCTAGTTGGTGGTTGGCTAGGTGCTCGCTTGGGTCTGAACCGAACCATGAATATTGGCTTGGGAATGCAGATCTTTGCCTTGGCTATGCTCGCAGTCCCAGCAAGCTGGCTAACTATACCTTGGGTGATGGCGGCGCAGGCCATGTCAGGTATTGCCAAAGACCTAAACAAGATGAGTGCCAAGAGTGCGATTAAGACACTAGTACCAGATGATCGCCAAGGTGCTCTGTACAAGTGGGTGGCTATCCTGACCGGTTCGAAGAACGCCCTTAAGGGTGCGGGTTTCTTCCTAGGTGGCTTACTACTGACAGTATTTGGCTTCCAAGGTGCGGTAATGGCGATGGCATCTGTGCTGTTTGTAGTACTTATCGGCAGCCTAGTGTGGCTTGAGAGCGATATGGGCAAGGCGAAGAGTAAGCCGAAGTTTAAGCATATCTTCTCTAAATCTGGCAGCATCAATATCCTATCAGCCGCGCGTATGTTCCTATTTGGTGCTCGTGATGTATGGTTCGTAGTTGCTCTGCCTATTTATCTAGGCTCAGTGTTCGGCTGGAATCACTCTATGGTGGGTGGCTTTCTCGCTATCTGGGTAATTGCTTACGGTTTTGTGCAAGGCATTGCGCCTCGTATAACGGGTAAAGCTGAAGGCAAGGTGCCGGATGGTCGAGCGGCACTTATCTGGGCAGGTCTATTGACCGTTGTTACTGGTGCGATCGCTTACGGCGTGCAGATAGAGTGGCAACCTGAACTGGTTATCGTGGTTGGTCTGCTTATCTTTGGTGCCATCTTTGCGGTGAACTCATCGCTGCACTCATACCTTATCGTGAGCTACGCTAAGGGTGATGGTGTGTCTATGGATGTCGGTTTCTACTATATGGCAAACGCCATGGGTCGCCTCATCGGTACCGTACTCTCAGGCTGGATCTTCCAAGTGGCAGGCCTTGCTGCGTGTTTATGGGTCTCCTTCGCCTTCTTGCTTCTGACGACGATTATCTCGATTAAGCTGCCAAAAGCCGCTTAA
- a CDS encoding DUF2500 domain-containing protein has product MPLYLIVIVVALVVVAALLFRFSFTRHVQGEGAETKTASVTIIDKQAVDIPDTLPGQEDREYWIYVQKGMLGPKREFKVGIHYFEALKPGNKGELTYKGDEFMHFALKRNQKV; this is encoded by the coding sequence ATGCCACTCTATCTCATTGTTATTGTTGTCGCCTTGGTCGTTGTTGCCGCCCTACTATTTCGCTTCAGTTTCACCCGCCACGTTCAAGGCGAAGGAGCAGAGACTAAAACGGCTTCGGTAACCATTATTGATAAGCAGGCGGTCGATATCCCAGACACTCTACCGGGACAAGAAGATAGAGAATATTGGATCTATGTACAAAAAGGGATGCTTGGCCCCAAGCGTGAGTTCAAAGTCGGTATTCACTATTTTGAAGCCCTAAAGCCCGGCAACAAAGGAGAACTCACCTACAAGGGAGATGAGTTCATGCACTTTGCTCTGAAGCGTAATCAAAAGGTCTAA
- a CDS encoding acyltransferase, with amino-acid sequence MRTRVKFFDLARCVAAVAVIAIHVLAPYRNQFGDIPFNEWFTAISVNSVSRWAVVVFILITGALMLSDKRPFDLKYYIRRRLGKVLVPFVIWSLFYAYFSGWTAHGFDGEHATEVLTQSLDKATYYHLGFFYYFIPLYFVIPFLQVFVRRYDDRALYALTALWLLTTCLFLFRIDGIWSGQMWLYSGLLPLGYILYQKVPLNRTSVSIFVLLGLIAFGATIYQVVHMSMEAGKYTFGRWLSYKTINTVAAASMVFMVCRYYGESLSAGADKVVGFISKHSLGIYILHPIFLWPMKEFGWYQGHPAWVIPLWIVISGALSLGTSWLLSRSNKTAWLLP; translated from the coding sequence ATGAGGACTCGGGTTAAGTTTTTCGATCTGGCACGCTGTGTGGCTGCGGTAGCGGTTATCGCGATACATGTGCTGGCTCCGTATCGAAATCAATTCGGTGATATCCCTTTCAATGAATGGTTTACCGCTATCAGTGTAAACAGTGTCAGTCGTTGGGCTGTGGTTGTGTTTATTTTGATCACCGGTGCCTTGATGCTCAGCGATAAGCGGCCATTCGACCTTAAGTACTATATAAGACGACGCTTGGGTAAGGTGCTAGTTCCCTTCGTTATCTGGTCCCTGTTCTATGCGTATTTCTCTGGCTGGACTGCTCATGGCTTTGACGGCGAGCATGCCACTGAGGTGCTGACCCAGAGCTTAGACAAGGCGACCTACTACCACCTTGGCTTCTTCTATTACTTCATTCCGCTCTATTTTGTGATTCCATTCCTGCAGGTGTTTGTGCGTCGCTATGACGATCGAGCCTTGTACGCATTAACCGCATTGTGGCTATTAACCACTTGTCTGTTCTTATTCCGTATCGACGGTATCTGGAGCGGGCAGATGTGGCTTTACAGTGGCTTGCTGCCGCTTGGCTATATCCTGTATCAGAAGGTACCCCTTAATCGCACCAGTGTTTCCATCTTTGTGTTGCTTGGCCTGATCGCTTTTGGCGCAACCATCTATCAGGTGGTGCACATGAGTATGGAGGCTGGGAAATATACCTTTGGTCGCTGGCTTTCTTACAAAACCATCAATACCGTAGCAGCGGCGAGTATGGTGTTTATGGTGTGTCGCTATTATGGCGAGAGCCTGTCGGCAGGTGCTGATAAGGTGGTGGGCTTTATCAGTAAGCACAGTTTGGGTATCTATATTCTGCACCCGATCTTCTTGTGGCCGATGAAGGAATTTGGTTGGTATCAAGGGCACCCAGCGTGGGTGATTCCACTATGGATAGTGATCAGTGGCGCCCTGTCTCTGGGTACTAGTTGGCTATTATCTCGCTCAAATAAAACGGCTTGGTTACTGCCTTAG